From a single Chitinispirillales bacterium ANBcel5 genomic region:
- a CDS encoding amidohydrolase family protein: MTIIDFHTHFFPEEIAPRAIDKLIETSEGMKNYTDGTLSGLISSMKQNGVTHSVTLPVSTKPPQVQGINRSSAQLKEHSDIIPFGTLHPEMDNWEQEIDFLVTSQVKGIKLHPEYQYFYIDDKTLYPIYDRLSEAGIIVVFHTGKDPGPFTCDHALPEAVKRVRHLFPKLKMVAAHMGGWKVWERVEEVLCGENIWFDTSAVNKFMPQKEFVRLCRKHGTENILFGSDSPWYDVGECIQWVDKSTLSSKDKELIFEKNASFLLGLSR, translated from the coding sequence ATGACTATTATCGACTTTCATACCCATTTTTTCCCCGAAGAGATAGCCCCTAGGGCAATAGATAAACTGATTGAGACTTCAGAAGGTATGAAAAACTATACCGATGGAACCCTGAGCGGACTTATAAGCTCTATGAAACAAAATGGTGTAACCCATTCGGTTACCCTTCCCGTCTCCACCAAGCCACCTCAGGTACAGGGCATCAATCGCTCAAGTGCACAATTAAAAGAACACAGCGATATCATTCCCTTCGGAACGCTTCATCCTGAGATGGATAACTGGGAGCAGGAGATCGATTTTTTGGTCACTTCTCAAGTAAAGGGGATCAAACTTCACCCGGAGTATCAGTATTTCTATATTGACGACAAAACCCTGTATCCTATATATGACAGGCTCAGTGAAGCAGGAATCATTGTGGTTTTTCATACCGGCAAAGATCCGGGCCCATTCACCTGTGACCATGCACTTCCCGAAGCAGTAAAACGGGTACGTCATCTGTTTCCTAAGCTTAAGATGGTGGCGGCGCATATGGGTGGCTGGAAAGTGTGGGAGCGGGTAGAAGAGGTGCTTTGTGGTGAAAATATCTGGTTTGATACCTCTGCGGTGAATAAGTTTATGCCTCAAAAGGAGTTTGTCAGACTGTGCAGAAAACATGGCACCGAAAACATCTTGTTTGGTAGCGACTCTCCCTGGTACGATGTGGGTGAATGTATACAGTGGGTTGATAAGAGCACATTGAGCAGTAAAGATAAGGAGCTGATTTTTGAAAAAAACGCATCTTTTCTGCTTGGACTATCGCGCTAA
- a CDS encoding HDOD domain-containing protein, with protein sequence MSVNHELFDKIRNISNLPTLPQVASHLMRMINDPLTSSTDISALVSQDLSLSAKILRLANSAFYGIPHSITNINNAVVILGFKVIHTMVLSLTVFDMFPDDRRKTALFDRRAFWIHSLCCGLAAKMLAFRVKKFTLFDPDEAFCAGLLHDIGKVVMEQYMHEDFHHALETAHKKEIPLFDAEEMELGYTHSDVARHLISGWGLPQEIFTPIIKHHALSEDEEVKDITALCNLADWLCYETGNKINPELISPPLNKECLAMLKLSIEDIEDIKGRLPGELEKSAVYIDIAMK encoded by the coding sequence ATGAGTGTTAACCATGAGTTGTTCGACAAGATTCGTAACATTTCAAATCTACCCACCCTGCCTCAGGTGGCATCACATCTTATGAGGATGATAAATGATCCTCTGACATCCTCTACCGACATCTCTGCTCTTGTTAGTCAGGATCTTTCTTTGAGCGCTAAAATCCTACGACTGGCAAACAGTGCTTTTTATGGTATACCACACTCTATTACCAATATCAACAATGCTGTGGTGATACTTGGATTCAAGGTCATTCATACTATGGTACTAAGCCTTACCGTTTTTGATATGTTCCCGGACGACAGGCGAAAAACGGCTTTATTTGACAGAAGAGCTTTCTGGATTCATTCTCTTTGTTGTGGACTGGCAGCTAAAATGCTTGCTTTTCGGGTTAAGAAATTCACCCTTTTTGACCCTGATGAAGCGTTCTGTGCAGGTCTGTTGCACGATATTGGCAAAGTTGTAATGGAGCAGTATATGCATGAGGATTTTCACCATGCACTTGAAACAGCACACAAAAAAGAGATACCTCTGTTTGACGCTGAAGAGATGGAGCTTGGCTATACCCACAGTGATGTTGCCCGGCACTTAATCTCCGGATGGGGCCTTCCTCAGGAGATTTTTACCCCCATAATTAAACACCATGCACTGTCTGAGGATGAAGAGGTAAAAGATATCACTGCACTTTGTAATCTGGCCGACTGGTTATGCTATGAAACCGGAAATAAAATTAACCCTGAATTAATTTCTCCTCCTCTTAATAAAGAGTGTCTTGCGATGCTAAAGCTTTCTATAGAGGATATTGAAGATATAAAGGGCCGTTTGCCCGGTGAACTGGAAAAATCAGCGGTGTATATCGATATCGCTATGAAATAG
- a CDS encoding S8 family serine peptidase: MNHITTSVVVLLLFSGINASKLHESLHRLGPEDTVNVWVFFTDKPATLNRPTGSPRALKRREHYNFKEDFSSVSVCSIYIQRVERLGATLRHRFDWENAASFSVSADKLNAIASLSVVREVRPVLSFTKPVESKRLKQKSLGYTGQYHSEMVAVDRAHQYIKKKRGEKPGEGVLVAFFDSGFRLDHNCFKALVEDNRVIATRDFVDGGVDVHDPDSVVNNNEHPYFGSDHHGTQTLSVVAGYEQGQFTGVAYGAEFALARTEDIAVEVRTEEDNWAAAVVWAESLGVDIISSSLGYRDYFCDPDEDYFFEDMDGYTTIVSKAAHHAVRRGVIVVNSMGNSGHSQSGTVIAPADAQGVIAVGALSQSGRIAHFSSSGPTYDGRTKPDLVAPGVGILVPVGYSDNLYSNTGTGTSFSAPIVSGICALIIQNSTNRDVGYIHQRLFSSASFVSGQDSIDNVHGWGMPDALLATMQADEVFLAVFDSADNPVSSALINVHGTVHRTDPSGVVSFSVNESILPVTVDISVYDKKHKEIVIESLPHSSTLELDIPPPPKPYLRTYPTVVKRGQELTIDFYGGQRKFGASHAEIVVRSVDGRFVFGDRIFYHGGGSVGYTYDGRVNGRRVAPGLYYVSVSYGGVRFVDRFLISK; this comes from the coding sequence ATGAACCACATAACTACTTCAGTTGTAGTGTTACTTCTTTTTTCTGGTATAAATGCTTCAAAGCTGCACGAAAGTCTTCACCGGCTTGGGCCCGAAGACACGGTGAATGTTTGGGTTTTTTTCACCGATAAACCAGCCACTTTAAATCGGCCAACCGGATCACCCAGGGCACTAAAGAGGCGTGAGCACTACAATTTCAAAGAGGATTTTAGCAGCGTGTCTGTTTGCTCAATCTATATCCAAAGAGTAGAGAGGCTGGGTGCGACTTTGCGTCATCGCTTTGACTGGGAAAACGCAGCCAGTTTCTCTGTGAGTGCCGATAAACTAAATGCAATCGCTTCCTTATCTGTAGTTCGGGAAGTGCGGCCTGTTCTAAGTTTCACCAAACCTGTGGAATCGAAGCGTTTAAAGCAAAAAAGTTTGGGGTATACCGGTCAGTATCATAGTGAGATGGTCGCTGTGGACAGAGCGCATCAATACATCAAAAAGAAAAGAGGGGAGAAACCGGGTGAAGGGGTATTGGTGGCTTTCTTTGATTCCGGGTTCAGACTTGATCACAATTGTTTTAAAGCATTGGTTGAGGATAACAGAGTCATCGCTACCCGAGATTTTGTGGATGGTGGGGTGGATGTGCATGATCCAGATTCTGTGGTCAACAACAATGAGCATCCCTATTTTGGCAGTGATCATCACGGCACCCAGACTCTCTCTGTGGTAGCGGGTTATGAGCAGGGGCAGTTTACCGGTGTTGCTTATGGAGCAGAGTTTGCCCTTGCCCGTACCGAGGATATCGCTGTTGAGGTTAGAACTGAAGAGGACAACTGGGCTGCAGCTGTTGTGTGGGCAGAGAGTTTGGGAGTCGATATAATTTCAAGTTCTCTGGGTTACCGGGACTATTTTTGTGACCCTGATGAGGATTACTTCTTTGAAGATATGGATGGCTATACGACAATTGTGTCAAAAGCTGCACATCATGCAGTTAGACGTGGAGTTATTGTTGTTAACTCGATGGGTAACAGCGGACACTCTCAGAGTGGAACAGTGATAGCCCCGGCTGATGCTCAAGGGGTGATTGCCGTAGGTGCTCTTTCTCAATCAGGTCGCATCGCTCACTTTAGCAGTTCGGGCCCTACCTATGATGGTAGGACTAAACCAGATCTGGTCGCACCGGGTGTGGGAATTCTTGTCCCGGTTGGATATTCAGATAATCTTTACTCTAACACAGGAACAGGCACCTCATTTTCTGCCCCTATTGTAAGTGGGATATGTGCTTTAATTATTCAAAATTCGACAAACAGGGATGTCGGTTACATACACCAGCGACTCTTTTCTTCCGCTTCATTTGTAAGTGGGCAGGATTCAATTGATAATGTACATGGATGGGGAATGCCTGATGCGCTTTTGGCGACTATGCAAGCAGATGAAGTCTTTCTTGCGGTTTTTGACAGCGCAGACAATCCGGTTTCCAGTGCTCTGATAAATGTGCATGGCACTGTGCATAGAACCGATCCTTCTGGTGTGGTCTCTTTTTCGGTTAACGAATCGATACTTCCCGTTACAGTTGATATCTCTGTTTATGACAAAAAACACAAGGAGATTGTGATTGAGTCGCTTCCACATAGTTCTACTCTGGAATTAGATATCCCACCACCTCCAAAACCATATCTCAGAACCTATCCAACGGTGGTAAAAAGAGGGCAGGAGCTAACCATCGATTTTTATGGTGGGCAAAGAAAATTTGGAGCTTCACATGCAGAAATAGTGGTGCGGTCTGTTGATGGAAGATTTGTGTTTGGGGACAGAATCTTTTATCACGGTGGAGGCTCTGTGGGCTACACCTATGATGGTCGGGTTAACGGTCGTAGAGTCGCGCCAGGGCTTTATTATGTCTCAGTATCTTACGGCGGCGTGCGATTTGTAGATCGGTTTCTTATTTCAAAATAG
- a CDS encoding RNA polymerase sigma factor — protein MSESQTSSCCELSNLYRRYASVVHSRCASILKSEDEAWDATQEVFMKLSRSLPSIKSKNAIFSWLMSVSTNHCISQLRKRRLEEFNEAIHFSNPALPPQEKRFVMKELFERFMMPWDKKVREVLFYTYIDGYKQHEIAKLTGLGESTIRKYLTRFRRACGEAKVNPREVI, from the coding sequence ATGAGTGAGTCACAAACTTCTTCTTGCTGTGAACTGAGTAACCTGTATAGGCGCTATGCATCGGTAGTGCACTCACGCTGTGCTTCTATTCTTAAATCAGAGGATGAGGCGTGGGATGCTACCCAGGAGGTATTTATGAAGCTTTCCAGATCGCTTCCATCAATTAAAAGCAAAAATGCTATCTTTTCCTGGCTTATGAGTGTGAGTACAAACCATTGTATCTCTCAGCTGCGCAAAAGGAGGTTGGAGGAGTTCAATGAAGCTATTCATTTCTCAAACCCCGCTCTTCCACCTCAGGAGAAGCGTTTTGTGATGAAAGAGCTTTTTGAGAGGTTCATGATGCCCTGGGATAAAAAAGTACGAGAGGTGCTTTTTTATACCTATATAGACGGCTATAAACAGCATGAGATTGCTAAACTCACCGGATTGGGTGAATCTACCATACGCAAATACCTCACCCGATTTCGCCGGGCATGTGGTGAGGCGAAGGTTAATCCAAGGGAGGTTATATGA
- a CDS encoding tetratricopeptide repeat protein, whose translation MLRKTFTLFLYCSIMLIFGCAYFNTFYNARTAFNEAYREHELLLNENPDSFYVTPTEQMVYGYTRAIEKSAKMMDVYPDADKWHERATFLMGRALFYRGDYTFSINRMRDLEDTFPQSSYIPQSYLYRAKSHIQTGDLNSAEDLLDYLLYKYPDMNEEHQITMLMVDIALRRGGRALAISMLQEVMSGRSGGNVGILLRTAELYIDMEQYAKAQQLLLSAPRTRNVFLAYRIERALLRCYVATDELEIALEHVNAMLNNRRYYQYHYEILFEKGMVLKDLGRLEEAVALFKRITQESEELAGYAWIELAFIYQRQLGDFELATEAFQNASAVPDTAVSNQATRKYNALEAIRALRDPDPNDTTSYEQRVLKIAEIFNFELGVKDSAFSHYMELADGEWKDTSIAPRALSMAAIIARSDMADTTTSDSLLNVVIENYPQTEYARSAQQLKQVEVTVQTSGSIAQKEFKKAEELLYDKNEPIEAVKVFYGVYSRFPELDIAPKSLYMAAHVSDNVLQRNQAALTLYQTLCDSYPESEYCMQKAGPRVQIAMDTISARRELVEAARATQKQQQISEDDTPELIEVIDEFIGEDSTKTQRE comes from the coding sequence ATGCTCCGGAAAACTTTTACGCTGTTTTTGTACTGCTCAATTATGCTTATATTTGGGTGTGCCTATTTTAACACCTTTTATAATGCCCGAACTGCTTTTAATGAGGCCTACAGAGAGCATGAACTACTGTTAAATGAGAATCCCGACAGTTTCTATGTAACTCCTACCGAGCAAATGGTATACGGCTACACCCGGGCTATAGAAAAATCGGCGAAAATGATGGATGTGTACCCGGATGCCGATAAATGGCATGAAAGGGCCACCTTTTTGATGGGGCGGGCGCTTTTTTACCGGGGTGATTATACCTTCTCGATAAACCGTATGAGAGATCTGGAAGACACCTTTCCTCAAAGCTCCTATATACCCCAATCATATCTCTACAGAGCAAAATCCCATATTCAGACAGGTGATCTTAACAGTGCTGAAGATTTACTGGATTATCTGCTCTATAAGTATCCGGATATGAATGAAGAACATCAAATTACAATGCTAATGGTGGATATTGCCTTACGGCGTGGCGGTCGAGCTCTTGCCATCTCCATGCTTCAAGAGGTAATGAGTGGCAGATCGGGAGGTAATGTTGGTATTCTATTGCGCACGGCAGAATTATATATCGATATGGAACAATACGCCAAAGCACAGCAATTACTGCTCTCGGCTCCACGTACCAGAAATGTTTTTCTGGCCTACAGAATCGAGCGTGCGCTGCTTAGATGCTACGTGGCTACCGATGAGCTTGAAATTGCACTGGAGCATGTGAATGCAATGCTCAATAACAGGCGTTATTACCAGTATCACTATGAAATTTTGTTTGAAAAAGGGATGGTGCTAAAAGACCTTGGGCGGCTGGAGGAGGCTGTTGCGCTATTCAAACGGATTACTCAGGAAAGCGAAGAATTGGCCGGTTATGCATGGATTGAACTGGCTTTTATATACCAGAGACAACTGGGGGACTTTGAGCTTGCCACAGAAGCCTTTCAGAATGCCTCGGCAGTGCCTGATACAGCGGTATCAAACCAGGCTACACGTAAGTACAATGCTTTAGAGGCAATACGGGCACTTAGAGATCCCGATCCAAACGACACAACGTCCTACGAGCAGCGGGTTTTAAAAATTGCTGAAATATTCAATTTTGAGCTCGGGGTTAAAGATTCTGCCTTCAGCCACTACATGGAACTCGCGGACGGAGAGTGGAAGGATACCTCTATTGCTCCCAGAGCCCTATCGATGGCGGCGATAATAGCCAGAAGTGATATGGCTGATACCACCACAAGTGACAGTTTGCTCAATGTGGTGATCGAAAACTATCCTCAGACAGAGTATGCCCGAAGTGCTCAGCAACTAAAACAGGTTGAAGTCACTGTTCAAACCAGTGGCTCTATCGCCCAAAAGGAGTTTAAAAAGGCTGAGGAGTTGTTGTATGATAAAAATGAACCCATAGAAGCAGTAAAGGTGTTTTATGGTGTCTATAGTCGTTTTCCTGAACTCGATATCGCTCCCAAGAGCCTCTATATGGCTGCTCACGTTTCTGATAATGTGCTTCAAAGAAATCAGGCCGCTTTAACACTGTATCAGACTCTCTGTGATTCATATCCGGAGAGTGAATATTGTATGCAAAAAGCCGGACCCAGAGTGCAGATAGCCATGGACACCATTAGTGCCAGAAGGGAACTGGTTGAAGCTGCCAGGGCGACACAAAAACAACAGCAGATCTCTGAAGATGACACTCCTGAGCTTATCGAAGTGATTGATGAGTTTATAGGGGAGGACTCTACCAAAACACAGAGAGAGTAG